In the Leptospira sp. WS4.C2 genome, one interval contains:
- a CDS encoding VOC family protein → MAVAKKKSNLKKPKSALKKVEYIGSPTQSITPFLMFNANIEEVAKFYKSIFKKSKFLIVNPTQAEFILNGQKFFAFNGGPGFQFSWGVSFMISVKTQKEVDYYWNGLLADGGKESMCGWLQDKFGMYWQVTPKILLQLISHPDPVKAERAQQAMLKMHKIDIAALKAAVA, encoded by the coding sequence ATGGCAGTTGCAAAAAAGAAAAGTAATTTGAAAAAACCAAAATCTGCACTGAAAAAAGTGGAATATATCGGTTCACCTACTCAGAGCATCACTCCCTTTCTTATGTTCAACGCGAACATCGAAGAAGTTGCCAAATTCTATAAATCCATATTCAAAAAGTCTAAGTTTCTCATCGTAAATCCTACGCAGGCGGAATTCATATTGAATGGCCAAAAATTTTTTGCTTTTAATGGAGGACCTGGTTTTCAATTCAGCTGGGGAGTTTCCTTTATGATTAGCGTGAAAACACAAAAGGAAGTCGATTATTATTGGAATGGTCTTCTTGCCGATGGTGGTAAAGAAAGTATGTGCGGTTGGCTTCAGGACAAATTTGGTATGTATTGGCAGGTCACACCAAAAATTCTTTTGCAACTGATTTCCCATCCGGATCCAGTGAAGGCCGAACGTGCCCAACAGGCAATGCTTAAGATGCATAAAATTGACATCGCCGCTCTAAAGGCAGCAGTTGCATAA
- a CDS encoding acyl-CoA dehydrogenase family protein — translation MISNNYFNDNDDLIDHFDSLTPWNEVVDQYEQGFEDFAEYQKSGKEELTFAPGNYEDAIEFYRSTLEAGGDIAGNDISQIAKQMDEEGLKYKDGQVGFPKAMLDVVEKIKSAGLLPYGIHRHYGGLGLPSVVQSMLSECVSRGDGSLAITLGCMNLAETVERFGTEEMIHEFVPKMAAGELCGAMALTEPNYGSDLPNLQTKAIKGEDGTWKITGTKRFITHACGFGNAPSIILTLARTGTTTSGARGLSFFLVHSKDVFVASIEKKMGLHCSPTCEVVFENSPGILIGEEGKGLVKYSMAMMNQARLNIAAQAMGIATAAYFEGKKYAEERVQFGKTINNITAVKKMLERMEREVAAMRCILYEASFAVDQYRWKEERGKMKGLTEKDIKKDETFKKWEKLASLFTPLSKYYITEMANLVAYDAMQIHGGSGYTEDYDVARLYRDVRITNIYEGTTQLQTVACIGGIVSGMTETGIYLEYLKSEMATFASSQGLNDLFKQFESVVAEFAEIDSTPLREELAFEVVESAARFHNSLLLERSIGRSKVERRNYRKSIADAYILDSSATLASNLTKIRGKKKAPVTA, via the coding sequence ATGATTTCAAATAACTATTTTAACGATAACGATGACCTTATTGATCATTTTGATTCTCTTACCCCTTGGAACGAGGTGGTAGACCAATACGAACAAGGTTTCGAAGACTTTGCAGAATACCAAAAATCCGGAAAGGAAGAACTCACCTTTGCTCCTGGAAACTATGAAGATGCCATCGAATTTTACCGCTCCACTTTGGAAGCTGGTGGAGACATTGCCGGAAACGACATCTCTCAAATCGCCAAACAAATGGATGAAGAAGGACTCAAATATAAAGACGGCCAAGTAGGATTTCCCAAGGCCATGTTGGATGTGGTTGAAAAAATCAAATCTGCGGGACTTCTACCTTACGGAATCCACAGACATTACGGCGGACTTGGTCTACCTTCAGTCGTACAATCCATGTTATCCGAATGTGTCTCTCGTGGAGATGGATCTCTTGCTATCACTCTCGGATGTATGAACTTGGCGGAAACGGTGGAACGATTTGGAACTGAAGAAATGATCCATGAATTTGTTCCGAAGATGGCAGCCGGTGAACTTTGTGGTGCTATGGCACTCACAGAACCAAACTACGGATCTGACCTTCCTAACTTACAAACCAAAGCGATCAAAGGCGAAGATGGAACTTGGAAGATCACAGGAACCAAACGGTTTATCACTCATGCTTGTGGGTTTGGTAATGCACCTTCTATTATTTTAACACTCGCAAGAACAGGAACCACAACGAGTGGAGCTCGTGGACTTTCTTTCTTTTTGGTTCACTCGAAAGATGTATTTGTAGCATCCATTGAAAAGAAAATGGGACTTCATTGTTCTCCAACTTGTGAAGTGGTTTTTGAAAACAGTCCCGGGATTCTCATTGGTGAAGAAGGGAAAGGCCTTGTAAAATATTCTATGGCCATGATGAACCAAGCTCGCCTCAACATTGCAGCTCAAGCGATGGGGATTGCGACTGCTGCTTACTTCGAAGGTAAAAAGTATGCAGAAGAAAGAGTTCAATTTGGAAAAACCATCAATAATATCACAGCTGTGAAAAAGATGTTAGAAAGAATGGAACGAGAAGTGGCTGCCATGCGTTGTATTTTGTATGAAGCAAGTTTTGCAGTGGATCAGTATCGTTGGAAAGAAGAACGAGGAAAGATGAAAGGTCTCACCGAAAAGGACATCAAAAAAGATGAAACTTTTAAGAAGTGGGAAAAACTAGCCTCTTTATTCACACCTCTTTCTAAATACTATATCACAGAAATGGCAAACCTCGTAGCGTATGATGCGATGCAAATCCACGGCGGATCGGGATACACAGAAGATTATGATGTAGCCCGACTTTACCGTGATGTGCGAATCACAAATATTTACGAAGGAACCACCCAGTTACAAACAGTTGCTTGTATCGGAGGAATTGTTTCTGGAATGACTGAAACGGGAATCTACCTTGAATACTTAAAATCGGAAATGGCGACTTTCGCTTCAAGCCAAGGCCTAAACGATCTATTCAAACAATTTGAATCCGTTGTGGCAGAGTTTGCAGAAATTGATTCCACTCCTCTTCGTGAAGAGTTGGCTTTTGAAGTGGTAGAATCTGCAGCACGTTTCCACAATAGTTTGTTACTCGAAAGAAGTATTGGTCGTTCTAAGGTAGAAAGAAGAAACTATCGTAAATCGATCGCTGATGCTTATATCCTTGATAGTTCAGCTACCTTGGCTTCGAACCTAACAAAGATTCGTGGAAAGAAAAAAGCACCAGTCACTGCATAA
- a CDS encoding metal ABC transporter permease: MTNILSSWTLFLPQMIVGSLVGALLSVLGILIVLRGMTFFGVTLSQAVTFSVALSLFMEWPGEVFPIVFSCILVFPLLYVRKLRGIKEEVILGILFVFFSAASQVMLALGGNVQNHLMAAFFGDILTSQVRADSFGIYIAVFFFILYLSFFRRFLFISFDRDEYKIQVGNPLPFDLLFYIILAASLTVAVNLLGTFYSIAHLILPVFALLPLIRSLKLLTIVCALFSVFATISGFLISLVGIERNGELIYFPTSSSIILVLCVLAFFLHLIRFLTTSVFSKSVR; this comes from the coding sequence ATGACTAATATCCTTTCTAGTTGGACTTTATTTTTACCGCAGATGATCGTCGGTAGCCTTGTCGGGGCTCTGTTATCAGTTCTTGGAATTTTAATTGTACTTCGGGGAATGACTTTCTTTGGAGTAACCCTTTCCCAAGCGGTGACTTTCTCTGTCGCCTTATCCTTGTTTATGGAATGGCCTGGAGAGGTTTTCCCCATTGTATTTTCTTGTATTTTGGTATTTCCGCTTTTGTATGTGCGAAAACTACGTGGAATAAAAGAAGAAGTCATCCTCGGCATTCTCTTTGTATTTTTTTCTGCGGCTTCGCAAGTCATGTTGGCACTTGGTGGGAATGTACAAAACCATTTGATGGCTGCTTTTTTTGGAGATATCTTAACCTCCCAAGTTCGGGCCGATTCATTTGGAATTTATATCGCTGTTTTCTTTTTTATTCTCTATTTGAGTTTTTTCAGAAGATTTTTGTTTATTAGTTTTGATCGGGACGAATACAAAATCCAAGTAGGAAATCCACTTCCCTTTGACCTTCTATTTTATATCATCCTTGCTGCCTCTCTTACTGTAGCAGTGAACTTACTTGGAACTTTTTATAGCATTGCTCATTTGATTTTGCCAGTGTTTGCCCTTCTTCCTCTCATTCGTTCTTTGAAACTTCTAACCATTGTCTGTGCTTTGTTTTCCGTATTTGCGACCATTTCAGGTTTTTTGATTTCCCTCGTTGGAATCGAACGAAATGGAGAACTCATTTACTTTCCTACTTCTTCCAGCATCATCCTAGTTCTTTGTGTTTTGGCTTTTTTTCTCCACCTCATTCGTTTTCTAACTACTTCCGTTTTTTCCAAATCTGTCCGATAG
- a CDS encoding metal ABC transporter substrate-binding protein — translation MLQTLFPKPFSRFLIFSFFLSICFTQTLSAKVSLVTSLPDIKYIAEQVAGDRAEVSGMIRGTDDPHFVMTRPDFLVKLSEADVLCVIGLDLEIGWIPYLQQQSRNIKIQKGQPGYCDTSFGVKILGEPTVMMDRSMGDMHIYGNPHYWNDPINAIQMAQNIKNALTRVDPLNGEYYEGNFNIFKKRLIQLTKEEMKKMEPYFGLKVAVFHDQFVYLASRFKFNANLTIEERPGVPPSVRYMDQVISYMTAEKIKIILIGPYHNPKYAEYVSSKVPGSVVVTLPVSVGGSPDALTYEDTLRLMLQKIRDASDKTK, via the coding sequence ATGTTACAGACATTGTTCCCCAAACCATTCTCCCGATTTTTAATCTTTAGTTTTTTTCTTTCGATTTGTTTTACCCAAACCCTCTCGGCCAAGGTGTCACTTGTCACGAGCCTTCCTGATATCAAATACATCGCAGAGCAAGTTGCCGGGGATCGGGCTGAAGTATCTGGAATGATTCGGGGAACGGATGACCCTCACTTTGTGATGACAAGACCCGACTTTCTTGTGAAACTGAGTGAAGCGGATGTTCTTTGTGTGATTGGCCTTGATTTAGAAATTGGTTGGATTCCTTACCTCCAACAACAATCTCGCAATATCAAAATCCAAAAAGGACAACCTGGGTATTGTGATACATCCTTTGGAGTAAAAATCCTCGGCGAACCAACAGTGATGATGGATCGTTCCATGGGTGACATGCATATCTATGGAAACCCACACTATTGGAATGATCCCATCAATGCCATCCAAATGGCTCAAAATATTAAAAATGCTCTAACTCGTGTGGATCCTTTGAACGGGGAGTACTATGAAGGAAATTTTAATATATTTAAAAAACGCCTCATCCAATTGACTAAAGAAGAAATGAAAAAGATGGAACCATACTTTGGACTCAAAGTTGCTGTTTTCCATGACCAATTTGTTTATTTGGCATCACGGTTTAAATTCAATGCCAACTTAACCATCGAAGAACGCCCTGGAGTCCCACCTTCAGTTCGTTATATGGATCAAGTCATCAGTTATATGACAGCTGAGAAGATAAAAATTATCTTGATTGGCCCCTATCACAATCCAAAGTATGCAGAGTATGTATCTTCCAAGGTTCCGGGTTCTGTGGTTGTCACTTTGCCTGTGTCTGTCGGGGGTAGCCCTGATGCTCTTACTTACGAAGACACACTCCGATTGATGTTACAAAAAATACGTGATGCAAGCGACAAAACCAAATAA
- a CDS encoding dihydrofolate reductase family protein, protein MRKIIFAINMTADGYCGHEGMIPSEEVHKYFTKLLQSAGPILYGRITYQLMVPYWPEIAKHQSDTEITNEFARVFDSLDKVLFSTTLEKVQDQNTRLARGTLLEEAIALKEKPGKDIFAGSLSIASQLSEHDLIDEYRFVIHPVVAGKGPKLFDEVKLSESHRLELLGSETFSSGVIALHYKRLV, encoded by the coding sequence ATGAGAAAAATAATTTTCGCAATCAATATGACTGCTGATGGGTATTGTGGCCACGAGGGTATGATTCCCTCGGAAGAAGTACATAAGTATTTCACTAAGCTTTTACAATCGGCAGGTCCTATTCTTTATGGTCGGATCACCTACCAACTCATGGTGCCTTATTGGCCAGAGATCGCAAAACACCAGTCAGATACAGAAATCACAAATGAATTTGCCCGAGTGTTTGACTCACTCGATAAGGTGTTATTTTCGACCACATTGGAAAAGGTTCAGGATCAGAATACAAGACTTGCGAGGGGAACCCTTTTAGAAGAGGCGATTGCGTTGAAAGAAAAACCAGGAAAGGATATTTTTGCGGGTAGCTTAAGTATTGCCTCCCAACTTTCAGAACATGATTTGATTGATGAATATCGTTTTGTGATCCATCCGGTGGTTGCGGGAAAAGGACCAAAGTTATTTGATGAGGTCAAGTTATCGGAAAGTCATCGTTTGGAACTTCTTGGCTCGGAAACGTTTTCCTCTGGGGTGATTGCACTTCATTACAAAAGACTCGTTTAA
- a CDS encoding metal ABC transporter ATP-binding protein has product MQATKPNKLEDTDTFIHTEALSVGYRKEFPVVSDIHLHIHSGKTYALVGGNGAGKTTLFRTLTDLLPPLSGSISFSKDITTSYVPQAKRMSLEFPLRVQDVLLMPKNIGLSFFPKKKFSEEDMALIERTGVSSILKKQISLCSGGQLQKVLILRSLLTKANLIFLDEPMDSLDHNARELFQTVLSEYLKEGNRSLFFITHSLEHDWGFGFDEIYEIDEGKLYNITSGERPPNCHHHD; this is encoded by the coding sequence ATGCAAGCGACAAAACCAAATAAACTAGAAGATACCGATACCTTCATCCATACGGAAGCTTTGTCCGTCGGTTACCGAAAGGAATTTCCGGTGGTATCTGACATTCATTTGCATATCCACTCCGGCAAAACCTATGCTCTTGTTGGGGGAAACGGAGCTGGTAAAACCACACTCTTTCGAACTCTAACAGACCTTCTGCCTCCTCTTTCTGGATCGATTTCTTTTTCCAAGGACATCACTACATCCTATGTTCCCCAGGCCAAACGGATGTCCTTGGAATTTCCATTGCGTGTCCAAGATGTGTTACTCATGCCAAAAAACATTGGCCTAAGTTTTTTCCCCAAAAAGAAATTTTCCGAAGAAGATATGGCTCTGATTGAAAGAACAGGCGTTAGTTCTATTTTAAAAAAACAAATTTCCCTTTGCAGTGGGGGACAATTACAAAAAGTTCTCATCCTTCGTTCATTACTAACCAAAGCCAATTTGATTTTTTTAGACGAACCAATGGATTCTTTGGATCATAATGCCAGAGAACTCTTCCAAACAGTTTTGTCTGAATACTTAAAAGAAGGAAATCGTTCTCTATTTTTTATCACTCATAGTTTGGAACATGACTGGGGATTCGGGTTTGATGAAATTTACGAAATAGACGAAGGAAAACTTTACAATATCACCAGTGGAGAAAGACCTCCGAACTGCCATCACCATGACTAA
- a CDS encoding amidohydrolase family protein codes for MGEGEGVESSNQPDTRISSPFLWRGDSYPPILDSETPDHLDRIRDLGIPYIFDIHTHFFPETVMKLIWRWFDNVNWAIGYRLPEAERVERLHHNGIKRFTTLNYAHKVGMASSLNDWTYANYKNWKGAIPFGTFYPEEGVLTYVRKAVDDYGFHGFKLHCEVSKLNLNRPELTDTFYYLQDKQIPILIHTGTAPLPGEFTGIQFFQPFLETYPNLRVIVAHMGASEIFAYASLLATYPNLGMDTTMVFVDFLATGKAEDMDTAVSYLETYQDQIYFGSDFPNIPYNLNHPISRLLDLPISDLAKQKILYQNAENLFFK; via the coding sequence ATGGGAGAAGGGGAAGGTGTAGAGTCTTCGAACCAACCTGACACTCGGATCTCTTCTCCCTTTTTATGGAGAGGAGATTCTTATCCCCCTATCTTAGATTCTGAAACTCCCGACCACTTGGATCGGATTCGCGATTTAGGAATTCCTTATATCTTCGATATACATACTCATTTTTTTCCTGAGACCGTGATGAAACTGATTTGGCGGTGGTTTGACAATGTGAACTGGGCCATAGGTTACCGTTTACCCGAGGCCGAACGGGTGGAACGCCTCCATCACAATGGGATCAAACGTTTTACCACTCTGAACTATGCACACAAGGTCGGTATGGCTTCTTCCTTAAACGATTGGACCTATGCCAATTATAAAAATTGGAAGGGAGCCATTCCCTTTGGAACTTTTTATCCAGAGGAAGGTGTCCTAACCTATGTTAGGAAGGCGGTAGACGATTACGGTTTCCATGGATTCAAACTCCACTGCGAAGTTTCCAAACTCAACCTAAACCGACCGGAACTTACTGATACATTCTATTATTTGCAAGACAAACAAATTCCGATTCTCATTCATACAGGAACGGCCCCCCTTCCTGGTGAATTTACCGGAATTCAATTCTTCCAACCTTTCCTGGAAACCTATCCTAATTTACGTGTCATTGTGGCCCATATGGGAGCAAGTGAGATCTTCGCCTATGCTTCGTTACTTGCTACTTATCCGAATTTGGGGATGGATACGACCATGGTCTTTGTGGACTTTCTTGCGACAGGAAAAGCAGAAGATATGGATACCGCAGTTTCCTATTTGGAAACGTACCAGGATCAAATTTATTTTGGATCGGACTTTCCGAACATCCCTTACAATCTAAACCACCCGATTAGCCGACTTTTGGATCTACCCATCAGCGACTTGGCCAAACAAAAAATTCTCTACCAGAACGCAGAAAACTTATTTTTTAAATGA
- a CDS encoding HEAT repeat domain-containing protein produces MQTNRFFISFFFLFTLILNCDPGPVKEDSSPLEEIVSEEKTTKELIEGLDSTDTFTRSQAAIQLGSRDEKSAIPKLKKLLSDKEPGVRAGAAIALGDLKDKSSSTNIANLMWSDSENPKDVYLDALTRMKDPSVGNRIYPLLDDNNPTLRLQTVDALVQIGAKSVGSQILSLAAKNKDREKDKTYAMALGKLNIASSESYLIRLTQTQDESPTLAAAYLALGRIKAKTANDVLVKALNLPYSKGKENASMALIEIGNPSVVPKVFQALQSNDPETKLYATDVLCSIPSKEAAKLAFGLLNGKDTKNWGSAAKIVGRQKFKDARLRIEELLENESTPERDSFAEALGWIGDKASIPVLRRVLLSGASEGPYGSAWALGILGAKEAVPDLIKALDKGDAKLMVYALEALGSIADPSSLPKLKSLLSERPKMAPQILSTVALIPTDEARLLIEEATKSKNAEVYRPAMEEIAKRKDKKSIPILLSFVNGDDSEKRKLSYYALTAVTGQKFRTAKEWNHWAKEK; encoded by the coding sequence ATGCAAACGAATCGATTTTTTATTTCTTTTTTTTTCCTCTTTACCCTCATTTTGAATTGTGATCCAGGTCCTGTGAAAGAGGATTCGTCTCCCTTAGAGGAAATAGTGTCAGAAGAAAAAACTACAAAAGAGCTCATCGAAGGTTTGGATTCTACTGATACCTTTACCCGCTCCCAAGCCGCTATCCAATTGGGAAGCCGAGATGAAAAATCAGCCATCCCCAAATTAAAAAAACTTTTATCAGATAAAGAGCCTGGAGTGCGCGCTGGTGCTGCTATTGCCCTCGGAGATTTAAAAGACAAATCTTCCTCTACAAACATAGCTAATCTGATGTGGTCGGATTCAGAGAATCCAAAAGATGTATACTTAGATGCACTCACTCGGATGAAAGATCCTTCCGTTGGAAATAGAATTTATCCTTTATTAGATGATAATAATCCTACACTTCGATTACAAACTGTTGATGCATTAGTACAAATTGGTGCAAAATCAGTTGGATCTCAAATTTTAAGTTTAGCTGCTAAAAACAAAGATAGGGAAAAAGACAAAACTTATGCGATGGCTCTGGGAAAATTAAATATTGCAAGTTCCGAATCTTACCTAATTCGACTCACCCAAACCCAAGACGAATCTCCAACCCTTGCTGCCGCCTACCTTGCTCTCGGAAGAATCAAAGCAAAAACCGCAAATGATGTGCTTGTGAAAGCACTAAACCTTCCTTATAGCAAAGGGAAAGAAAATGCTTCCATGGCTCTGATTGAAATTGGAAATCCAAGCGTTGTACCTAAAGTGTTCCAAGCCTTACAGTCAAATGATCCAGAAACTAAACTTTATGCGACGGATGTACTTTGTTCCATTCCTTCCAAAGAAGCGGCAAAGTTAGCCTTTGGTCTGTTAAATGGAAAAGATACTAAGAATTGGGGCAGTGCTGCAAAGATAGTAGGCCGACAAAAATTCAAAGATGCAAGACTTCGTATCGAAGAGTTGTTGGAAAATGAGTCCACTCCGGAAAGGGATAGTTTTGCAGAAGCGCTGGGATGGATTGGTGACAAAGCCTCCATTCCTGTTTTAAGAAGGGTCTTACTATCTGGTGCTTCCGAAGGACCTTATGGTTCTGCTTGGGCATTAGGAATTCTCGGAGCCAAAGAAGCCGTTCCTGATTTGATCAAGGCTCTCGATAAGGGAGATGCAAAACTTATGGTCTATGCATTGGAAGCATTGGGTTCTATTGCCGATCCTTCTAGTTTACCTAAACTAAAAAGTTTACTTTCCGAAAGACCAAAAATGGCCCCACAGATTCTTTCCACAGTGGCATTGATTCCCACGGATGAGGCTCGCCTTCTGATTGAAGAAGCAACAAAATCTAAGAATGCAGAAGTTTACCGACCTGCCATGGAAGAAATTGCTAAACGTAAAGATAAAAAATCGATTCCAATTTTATTATCCTTTGTCAATGGCGATGATTCCGAAAAACGCAAATTGAGTTATTATGCTTTAACGGCTGTAACAGGGCAAAAATTTCGTACAGCGAAAGAATGGAATCATTGGGCGAAAGAAAAATGA
- the zigA gene encoding zinc metallochaperone GTPase ZigA produces MTNKIPVTVLSGFLGAGKTTLLNHILSNREGLRVAVIVNDMSEVNIDAKLVASGGSLSRTNEKLVEMSNGCICCTLREDLLVEITKLAKDGRFDSILIESTGISEPLPIAETFTFEDENGVSLSDIVKLDSMITVVDAVNFLKDFQSLDSLQERKLGAGEEDDRDIVDLLVDQVEFSDTIIVNKISLLSEEKKNRLLTILRSLNADAEIITTDYSKVPLTKVLNTGRFDFDKASQSPLWLKELRGEHTPETEEYGIKSFVYGNRRPFHPERFHQWLYSEKPGVVRGKGFVWLASKMDWVLLYSQAGNLSSYKPEGYWWASIPDEDIPDDPDVLENLKAHWLEPWGDRRQEIVLIGRDMDEKKLRQSLDKCLLSDSEYQEGPEKWALLEDPFPDWDSMIADSETKEIEVTD; encoded by the coding sequence ATGACAAATAAAATACCTGTGACCGTTCTCTCTGGATTTCTCGGGGCGGGCAAAACCACCCTACTGAATCACATCCTATCCAATCGGGAAGGACTCCGTGTCGCAGTCATCGTCAATGATATGAGCGAAGTGAATATTGATGCCAAACTCGTGGCTTCTGGTGGTAGCTTAAGTCGTACCAATGAAAAATTAGTAGAGATGTCCAATGGTTGTATTTGTTGCACACTCCGAGAAGACCTACTCGTTGAGATCACCAAACTTGCCAAAGACGGAAGGTTTGATTCTATCCTTATCGAGTCCACGGGAATTTCAGAACCACTCCCGATTGCAGAAACCTTTACCTTTGAAGATGAGAATGGAGTGAGTTTGTCCGATATAGTTAAACTTGATTCTATGATTACGGTTGTGGATGCCGTGAATTTTTTAAAAGACTTTCAGAGCCTAGATTCCTTACAGGAACGGAAATTAGGTGCTGGTGAGGAGGATGACAGAGATATTGTGGACTTACTTGTGGACCAAGTAGAGTTCAGTGATACCATCATCGTCAATAAAATCAGTTTGTTATCGGAAGAAAAAAAGAATCGACTCCTTACCATTTTAAGATCCCTAAATGCAGATGCGGAAATCATCACCACTGATTATAGTAAAGTTCCTTTGACAAAAGTTCTAAATACAGGTCGCTTTGATTTTGATAAAGCAAGCCAGTCTCCTTTGTGGCTTAAGGAACTACGCGGAGAACATACACCCGAAACAGAAGAATACGGAATCAAAAGTTTTGTATACGGAAACAGACGCCCCTTTCATCCAGAAAGATTTCATCAGTGGTTATATTCTGAAAAACCGGGAGTGGTTCGTGGCAAAGGATTTGTCTGGCTTGCTAGTAAAATGGACTGGGTTCTACTCTATTCCCAAGCAGGTAACTTATCTTCTTACAAGCCGGAAGGATATTGGTGGGCCAGTATCCCTGATGAGGACATTCCAGATGATCCCGATGTATTAGAAAATTTGAAAGCGCATTGGTTAGAACCTTGGGGGGATCGACGCCAAGAGATTGTTCTCATTGGCAGGGATATGGACGAAAAGAAACTTCGTCAGTCTCTCGACAAATGCCTGCTTAGTGATTCAGAGTATCAGGAAGGACCGGAAAAATGGGCACTTTTAGAAGATCCATTTCCTGATTGGGATTCCATGATTGCGGATTCAGAAACAAAAGAGATAGAAGTTACGGATTAA
- a CDS encoding methyl-accepting chemotaxis protein: MQLDPYYLKATKTINSIRSTLLVIFILGILGSLGSLHKDQLIMMLLTTFFYGMVALTQFILLKKGKDPHAFWFVLIDILLIGSNTLGQSFMDLDIASSALKDGVNYIISFFILLYSGFLFSSRQTYVIGSLLTLVQIGSLVLAGIVGMEFVDRNDTHKLAYAISLPVEIVKVFFLVMATVAIAKMVALLTSIRDEAIQGKKTSEQHSKAMQTQKEAMVETGESLNQSVAALKVFADDLNGLVQNQAASIEEISASLTEISQSTEHSVSFVKDQYNRIETLNEESQTLEGIVRSVRGEIDIISDQINQSSKFSNLVTNSMQNLNSILGEVSSSFQKVEDVNQIMKEIADQTNLLALNASIEAARAGEHGRGFAVVAQEVAKLAENSASNASIISKTILKSKSDLLKGNTSAKEANELALNQEKEMSKIQNKVISFNEKFVDLQRLNARVVESQKELKELSSQLESIANEQSVGNQEVTRAAQSIEDAVQVVAENTRVLAEHIEDIQTLANRIV; the protein is encoded by the coding sequence ATGCAATTGGATCCGTACTACCTGAAGGCCACAAAGACCATCAATTCCATCCGCTCCACCCTTCTTGTGATTTTTATTTTAGGAATTCTTGGGAGTTTAGGCTCTCTTCATAAAGACCAACTCATTATGATGCTCTTGACCACTTTCTTTTATGGGATGGTGGCACTCACACAATTTATCCTATTAAAAAAAGGGAAAGACCCTCATGCATTCTGGTTTGTCCTTATCGATATCCTTTTGATTGGTTCGAATACTTTGGGACAAAGTTTTATGGATTTGGATATTGCCTCTTCCGCCTTAAAGGATGGAGTGAATTATATCATTTCCTTTTTTATTTTACTTTATTCTGGGTTTCTTTTTTCTTCCCGACAAACATACGTTATCGGTAGTTTACTGACTTTGGTTCAAATTGGTTCTTTGGTTCTGGCTGGAATTGTAGGAATGGAATTTGTTGATCGAAATGACACACATAAACTTGCTTATGCGATTTCTTTGCCTGTGGAAATTGTGAAGGTATTTTTTCTGGTGATGGCAACCGTTGCAATTGCCAAGATGGTTGCGTTACTTACTTCCATTCGTGATGAAGCCATCCAAGGGAAAAAAACTTCAGAACAACATTCCAAAGCGATGCAAACACAAAAAGAAGCTATGGTGGAAACGGGAGAAAGTTTAAATCAATCGGTGGCTGCCCTCAAAGTATTTGCTGATGATTTGAATGGCCTTGTCCAAAACCAAGCGGCTTCCATTGAAGAAATCTCTGCTTCCTTAACAGAAATTTCGCAATCAACGGAGCATTCTGTATCCTTTGTCAAAGACCAATACAACCGAATTGAAACCTTAAATGAAGAAAGCCAAACCTTAGAAGGCATTGTAAGATCTGTGCGTGGAGAGATTGATATCATTTCGGATCAAATCAACCAGTCTTCTAAATTTAGCAATTTGGTAACAAACTCCATGCAAAACTTAAATTCCATTTTAGGTGAAGTAAGTTCTAGTTTCCAGAAAGTGGAAGATGTAAATCAAATCATGAAAGAAATCGCCGATCAAACCAATTTACTCGCTCTCAATGCTTCGATTGAAGCGGCTAGGGCAGGGGAACATGGTCGTGGGTTTGCCGTTGTGGCCCAAGAAGTTGCCAAACTTGCCGAAAATTCTGCCTCCAACGCCAGTATCATTTCCAAAACCATTCTTAAATCAAAATCTGATTTGCTGAAAGGAAATACATCCGCTAAAGAAGCAAACGAACTCGCACTGAACCAAGAAAAGGAAATGTCCAAGATTCAAAATAAGGTCATTAGTTTTAACGAGAAGTTTGTCGACTTGCAAAGATTAAATGCGAGGGTTGTAGAATCACAAAAAGAACTAAAAGAACTTTCTTCACAACTCGAATCGATTGCTAATGAACAATCAGTTGGGAACCAGGAAGTGACCCGTGCTGCACAAAGTATAGAAGATGCCGTTCAAGTGGTAGCTGAAAATACGAGAGTGCTTGCCGAACATATAGAGGACATCCAAACATTAGCTAATCGTATCGTTTGA